One segment of Primulina tabacum isolate GXHZ01 chromosome 6, ASM2559414v2, whole genome shotgun sequence DNA contains the following:
- the LOC142548990 gene encoding chaperonin-like RBCX protein 1, chloroplastic, which translates to MESSSSFLPQISPHSFFPQKPSKWRNTTSHSTRIKCQKMYVPGFGEASPEAKAAKHLHDFFTYVAVRIVDAQLESYNFEGHAELQEFLEKHPLNDGDKFCADLMRESSRHKALALRILEVRSAYCKNDFEWDNLKRLASQMVEDRNTRLMRDYVSETILPTENES; encoded by the exons ATGGAATCATCTTCCTCCTTCCTTCCCCAAATCTCTCCGCACTCATTTTTCCCACAAAAACCCAGCAAATGGAGGAATACCACTTCACATTCCACACGTATCAAATGCCAAAAGATGTATGTTCCTG GGTTTGGGGAAGCTTCCCCGGAAGCCAAAGCAGCCAAACACCTCCATGACTTCTTCACGTACGTTGCTGTTAGAATTGTCGATGCACAACTTGAG AGCTACAACTTTGAGGGGCATGCAGAATTGCAAGAATTTCTTGAAAAACACCCCTTGAATGATGGGGATAAGTTCTGTGCTGATTTAATGAGAGAATCATCCAGGCACAAAGCCTTAG CTCTGCGCATTTTAGAG GTTCGATCCGCGTATTGCAAGAACGATTTCGAATGGGACAACTTGAAGCGCTTGGCGTCTCAG ATGGTGGAGGACCGCAATACTAGATTAATGAGGGACTATGTGTCCGAAACTATTCTTCCTACGGAGAACGAGAGCTAG
- the LOC142548989 gene encoding light-induced protein, chloroplastic-like yields MSSIPSTNHLPYKTLQKSHQNPHFIPVNAPFLANSLNLPLVSVNKSTGVKQDLSVRAVVSDDEWGPEREPLAPGVAVLEEASSKEPAEIEVLKKQLVDSFYGTNRGLSASSETRAEIVELITQLEAKNPTPAPTEALNKLNGKWILAYTSYPGLFPLLSTGGPLPLAKVEEISQTIDSENFTVQNSVLFSGPLATTSISANAKFEVRSPKRVQIKFEKGIIGTPQLTDSIELPEKVEFLGQKIDLTPFRGLITSVQDTASSVARTISSRPPLKFSIPSSTAESWLLTTYLDSELRISRGDGGGIFVLIKEGSLLLC; encoded by the exons ATGTCGTCGATTCCTTCAACCAACCATTTACCCTACAAAACCCTGCAAAAATCCCACCAGAACCCGCACTTTATCCCCGTGAATGCTCCCTTTCTTGCTAATAGCCTGAATTTGCCGTTGGTTTCCGTGAATAAGTCGACCGGGGTGAAGCAGGATTTGAGCGTGCGGGCGGTGGTGAGCGATGACGAGTGGGGCCCCGAAAGGGAGCCGTTGGCTCCAGGAGTGGCGGTGTTGGAGGAGGCTTCTTCCAAGGAACCGGCCGAGATCGAGGTGTTGAAGAAGCAATTGGTGGACTCTTTCTACGGAACTAACAGGGGACTGAGCGCGAGTAGTGAAACAAGAGCTGAGATTGTCGAGCTTATCACGCAGCTCGAGGCCAAAAACCCGACCCCCGCACCCACTGAAGCCTTGAATAAGCTCAACGGAAAATGGATCCTTGC GTACACCTCATACCCAGGCTTGTTTCCTTTGTTATCAACGGGTGGGCCGCTACCCTTGGCGAAGGTTGAAGAGATATCACAAACCATCGACTCGGAGAATTTCACGGTCCAGAATTCCGTTCTCTTTTCCGGTCCATTGGCAACCACTTCGATCAGCGCCAATGCCAAGTTTGAAGTTCGAAGTCCTAAGCGTGTGCAG ATTAAGTTTGAAAAAGGCATTATTGGCACGCCACAGCTGACAGATTCAATTGAATTGCCCGAAAAGGTGGAATTTTTGGGACAGAAAATCGATCTCACACCCTTCAGAGGATTGATTACTTCTGTGCAGGACACTGCTTCCTCTGTTGCCAGGACGATTTCTAGCCGACCGCCGCTCAAGTTTTCCATCCCAAGTAGCACGGCCGAGTCATGGCTGTTAACAACATATCTTGATTCCGAGCTTCGAATTTCAAGAGGAGATGGAGGCGGTATATTTGTGCTCATCAAGGAAGGCTCTCTCCTGTTGTGTTAA
- the LOC142548991 gene encoding LOW QUALITY PROTEIN: ubiquinol oxidase 4, chloroplastic/chromoplastic (The sequence of the model RefSeq protein was modified relative to this genomic sequence to represent the inferred CDS: inserted 2 bases in 1 codon), with amino-acid sequence MSLPLSSSMVSGMISIPSPSFLNVRESXGFSSPLFKSVNFLRLSDSAAIHSSRTASWPRVSRKLFKVRATLLQENEEKVVVEESFNPKSFPAKEGNASSGEPPDGLPYNGLEKWIIKIEQSINIFLTDSVIKILDTLYHDRNYARFYVLETIARVPYFAFISVLHLYESFGWWRKADYLKVHFAESWNEMHHLLIMEELGGNAWWFDRFLAQHIAVFYYFMIVFMYALSPRMAYHFSECVENHAYETYDKFIKTQGEELKKLPAPAVAVRYYTEGDLYLFDEFQTARPPYSRRPKIDNLYDVFLNIRDDEAEHCKTMKACQTHGSLRSPHSIGDDECGDVTGCLAPQVDCAGIVDCVKKSMSDSPPTNM; translated from the exons ATGTCTTTGCCTCTCTCTTCCTCAATGGTGTCTGGGATGATTTCTATTCCATCGCCATCTTTTTTGAATGTCAGGGAGTC TGGTTTTTCATCGCCTTTGTTCAAATCTGTTAATTTTCTTCGTTTGAGTGATTCTGCTGCGATCCATAGCTCTCGTACAGCTTCGTGGCCGCGGGTCTCTAG AAAGTTGTTTAAAGTTCGAGCTACATTATTACAAGAGAATGAAGAGAAAGTGGTTGTAGAGGAATCTTTCAATCCGAAGAGTTTCCCTGCGAAAGAAGGAAATGCAAGCTCTGGTGAGCCACCTGATGGTTTACCATATAATGGTTTGGAAAAGTGGATTATAAAAATCGAGCAGTCGATAAATATCTTTTTAACG GATTCAGTGATAAAGATTCTCGACACTTTGTACCATGACCGGAATTATGcaagattttatgttttggaaACAATTGCTAGAGTGCCTTATTTTG CTTTCATATCCGTATTGCACTTGTACGAGAGTTTTGGATGGTGGCGAAAGGCAGACTATCTGAAAGTTCACTTTGCAGAGAGCTGGAACGAGATGCATCATTTGCTTATTATGGAA GAACTAGGTGGAAATGCTTGGTGGTTCGATCGGTTTCTGGCTCAACATATTGCAGTATTTTACTATTTTATGATTGTTTTTATGTATGCTTTGAGTCCAAGAATGGCAT ATCACTTCTCTGAATGTGTGGAGAATCATGCATATGAAACTTATGACAAGTTTATCAAGACTCAAGGAG AGGAGTTGAAGAAATTACCTGCACCTGCTGTGGCAGTAAGATATTACACTGAAGGAGACTTGTATTTGTTTG ATGAATTTCAAACAGCTAGGCCACCCTATTCCAGACGGCCTAAAATAG ACAATTTGTACGATGTTTTTCTGAACATTAGAGACGATGAGGCGGAGCATTGTAAGACGATGAAGGCCTGTCAAACTCATGGTAGCCTCCGCTCGCCTCACTCTATTGGAGATGATGAATGCGGCGACGTTACAGGCTGTCTAGCACCTCAGGTTGATTGCGCAGGCATTGTAGATTGTGTAAAGAAGTCGATGAGTGATTCTCCCCCAACTAACATGTGA
- the LOC142549963 gene encoding uncharacterized protein LOC142549963 — MDSFATFESFVDKAKKADKTRRSWSEREEEFLIQALKEASVEGWKSGNGFRPSYLAFLENRMKVAFPDTNIRGNPHINSKVHVWKKLYGSLVTLLSKSGVGWNDIEKTIEASNDIWDALIKADNNARSMRHKRWPYYHDWCEIFGNDRATGEKAEHFTAAVQEVLTMTPEMANDTCMNLDALFSVHERADESISASITPSSRPTSVAKAKGKKRKHVHAADDAIVEAINNFTTITKDTMNDLIKQLATQKEAADEKMHDAQDNVLKVMETMSELTEDEKVVVIEELVENHAKLSLFLRLSHGGRMSLARRLLRGG, encoded by the exons ATGGATAGTTTTGCAACTTTCGAGAGTTTTGTTGACAAAGCAAAAAAGGCTGATAAGACAAGACGTAGTTGGAGTGAACGTGAAGAAGAGTTTCTAATACAAGCACTCAAAGAGGCGTCCGTAGAAGGTTGGAAAAGCGGCAATGGATTTCGTCCAAGCTATTTAGCTTTTCTTGAAAATCGAATGAAAGTTGCATTCCCTGACACAAATATACGTGGGAACCCACATATTAACTCTAAAGTTCATGTGTGGAAGAAATTGTACGGATCTTTGGTGACGTTACTAAGTAAAAGTGGAGTTGGATGGAACGACATAGAGAAGACCATTGAAGCTTCAAACGACATATGGGATGCACTAATAAAG GCAGACAACAACGCACGGTCAATGAGACACAAAAGGTGGCCGTATTACCATGATTGGTGCGAAATCTTTGGTAATGATCGGGCCACCGGAGAGAAAGCTGAACATTTTACTGCCGCAGTTCAAGAGGTTCTTACAATGACACCTGAAATGGCTAACGATACATGTATGAATCTGGACGCATTGTTTTCTGTTCACGAAAGAGCTGACGAGTCAATctctgcatcgatcacaccgtCCTCGCGCCCGACATCTGTGGCGAAAGCAAAGGGTAAGAAACGGAAACATGTACACGCTGCTGACGATGCGATTGTAGAAGCCATAAATAATTTCACCACCATCACCAAAGACACAATGAATGACCTTATCAAACAATTAGCAACTCAAAAAGAAGCAGCCGATGAGAAGATGCACGATGCCCAAGACAATGTGTTGAAGGTCATGGAAACAATGTCGGAGCTGACCGAGGACGAGAAAGTTGTGGTTATCGAAGAATTGGTGGAGAACCATGCGAAGTTATCACTGTTCTTGCGCCTGAGTCATGGCGGAAGAATGAGCTTAGCGAGACGGTTACTAAGAGGAGGTTGA